A segment of the Leptospiraceae bacterium genome:
TGGACTTTTAGTCATTGAAAATATTTCAACCGGTGAATTAGTAAAACCCCAAGGGATGTTAGGGGCTATAAAGGAAGAACAGCAAAAAGCCCAAGAAAAATTAGCGGCTCGAGTTACCAACAAACCGAAAGAGGCTGTTTTTGTTCCAGAAAAATCCATATTAATCGAATTATTTGAAAGAAATGAAGAAACTCTCACAGGAGAGAAGTTAGAATTAAAATCAGATTTTGTTCCTGATTTAAATGCACAGCCAGAGCCTGAACCGGAAATCCAAAAAGAAAAGGGGCTTTTAGACGATGTAGAAGAACTTGATTTTGAAGTTGAAGAAACTCCAAGTTACAGTCCTGATGAATCTTCGTCCGATGGACCAGGATTGCTAGATGATATTGAAGGTTTTGATTTTCAGCAATCATCTCCGGATCCCGTAGTAGCGGAACCTGAAGCTCCTGTAGACGATATTGCTGATTTTTTAGACGAAGTAGGGGCTCCAACAGAACCTCAAATAGAATCAGTTCCTGAATATGAATCAGAGCCTAATTTGGAGCAAGAACCAGACTATGAGTCTGAGACAGAAACTGAATCGAGTGCCAATTATGAGTCCGAAATGGAATCTTCTTCTGAGTATGAATCTGAATCTTACCGAGAACCAGAAACGGAGATCGAACCTGAATCTTTCCAAGAACCAGAATTAGAAAATGAACCAGAACCTGCTAATCCGGCTGATTTATTTACATTTAGAGAATATTCTGAAATTACAAAAAAAATACAGACTTATAAATCGGCAAATGACACAAACGGATACAACCAATGGATATCACGTGCGGATGATATTGAAAAATGTTTTGTATCAATTCGAGCAAATTTTACTAAAGAGCAAGCAGGGCAGCCTGTAGATTGGCCTAAATACTATGAATCCGTATCTTCTAAGACTAGTCTTGATAAAATTACTGTAGAAAAGTTTAGATCGCGTGTAAAACATTTGGATTTTACAAAAGCTGTTTTAGATATAGCGATCAAAGAGCTAAAAAACCAACCAGCCGATGTAGTTTCTATTTTGAAGTCCGCTTGGCCGCATATTTTGGGTACCTTTCAGGACGCTCCTAACTATGATTTGGTTGAATCTAATCTCAAAACTTTGTTAGCTAGGCTCAAATCAGACTCTCAGCGTCTTCCAATTCAGAATATTATGCTGAAAGGCATTCAAAAGCTAAAGCAAAAACTATAAAATCGATTCCTTCGATTTGTTCCTTAAAAAGTAACTCGGTTGGTTCGTTCGTAAACTTTTCTCGAACTTAAATCATAAATGCGTTTTCAAAATTCATTTTGATTAACAGAATTTTACAGTTATTTTTTTTAAATTTCCATTTTTATTTATAATTAGTAGTTTTTCGGAAAACTATTGGCTCAATAATTGCAAGATTTTTTACATATGAATGATAGGAGATTGTTTTTCCAGTATCTGCTAGAAACTAAAAAACAAATTTATCTTTTGAGGCATTATTGGGATATGGAAATAACCATATTTTTTCGAAGCAAAATGATAGAATATGAGTAATGTCTCCTATGGAATTATAGAATAAAAAAGAAAAAAGGACGAACTATGCAAAATAACGAAGAATTTTCCGCTTCCTCTCTGCCCAAAGCACAGGGTCTGTATGATCCAGCTTACGAAAAGGATGCCTGCGGGGTAGGTTTTGTTGCCCATATAAAAGGCACACGTTCTAGGGATATACTAGATAAGGGGATTCGCCTAATGTGTAACCTAGAGCATCGTGGTGCTGAAGGTGCGGAGCCAAAAACTGGGGATGGAGCTGGAATCAAAATTTCCATTCCAGATAAATTTTTTCGCAAAGTTCTTCCATTTACCCTTCCTCCTGAAGGAGAATACGCTGTCGGAATGCTTTTTCTCCCACAAGATCCACTTATTCGAGAGGCAGTTGAAACAATTATTGAAAAAGTAATCATTGATGAAGGGGATTATTGTTTAGGTTTTAGAGATGTTCCCGTAAACCCAGAAGTTGTTGGAACCGTTGCTAGGAAAACAATTCCGGTTTTTAGACAAGTATTTGTAGGTAAGGGAAAAAACACAGAAGCAGGAGATGGTTTCGAAAGAAAATTATTCTTAATTCGTCGTATTATAGACAGAAGATTTAGAACGGAATACAAACTTGATAGAAGTCAGTACTATGTTCCTAGTTTTTCCTCTCGTACAATTGTATATAAAGGAATGTTGTTAGGGAATCAAGTAAAGCCATTTTACTTGGATCTAAGCTCGCCTGAAATGGAAAGTTCCTTTTGTTTAACGCATACTCGATTTTCTACCAATACTTTTCCAACTTGGGATTTGGCTCATCCCTATAGATTGATTGCGCATAATGGAGAAATCAATACGCTTCAAGGAAATATCAATTGGATGGCAGCAAGACAAATGGTAATGGAGTCCCCATACTATGGCCCTGAACTCAAAAGAATGCTTCCAATTATTATGGAAGGACAAAGTGATACTGCAACATTTGATACTGTTTTAGAATTGTTATGTTTAGGGGGAAGAAGCCTTCCTCATGCAGTGATGATGATGATCCCTGAGGCTTGGTCTAAAAACGTTGACATGGATCCGGATAGAAGGGCTTTTTACGAATACCATGCTACTCTTATGGAACCTTGGGATGGTCCTGCGGCTATCGCATTTTGCGATGGAAAAGTGATTGGTGCCACTCTAGATAGAAACGGTCTTCGTCCGGCACGGTATAAAATTACAAAAGATGATCTTGTAATTCTTAGTTCCGAGGCAGGAGTATTAAATACAGAACCTGACATGGTTCTAAAACAAGGTAGACTTCGTCCTGGTAGAATGCTTCTAATTGATTTAGAAAAGGGACAAGTATTAGACGATGAAGCAATAAAACGAGAAATCTGCACCCAAAAACCATATCGTAAATGGGTAGAGGAAAACATGGTTCGCCTCAATCAACTTCCAGATGTGAAAGGTGTAAAAAAAGAAGAAGACCATGCAGCAATCATCGAAGGGATGAGAGCTTTTGGTTATACTACGGAAGATTTACTGAACACAATGAAGCCTATGGCGGTTAACGGAGAAGAAGCAACTGGTTCAATGGGAGGAGATGTAAGTTTACCGGTATTATCCGATAAACCGCAACCACTCTTTCGTTATTTTAAACAAAACTTTGCACAGGTAACAAATCCTCCGATCGATCCTATCCGAGAAGAGCTTGTAATGGAACTTACTACCTATATAGGTCCGGAAGGAAATTTACTTGGGGAAACTCCTGAACATTGTCATAGATTGGAATTAGAACATCCTGTTTTAACAAATGACGAATTAGAAAAAATCAAACAAATTAGCCAAGGTGTTTTAAAGGCTATGACATTTGAAATTCTATTTGATCCGAACAAAAAACACGATATGCGACATTCATTAGATAAAGTTTGTCAGAAAGTAGCAGATTCAGTAAGGCAGGGATGTAATTTGATTATCATCTCTGATAGAGGTGTTTCCAAGGATAGAGCAGCGATTCCAAGTTTGTTAGCTGTTTCTGGAATTCATCATTATTTGATTCGGGCTGGACTTCGAACAAAAACAGGATTAATTTTAGAGTCTGGTGAACCAAGGGAAGTTGCTCATTTTGCTCTTCTCTGTGGATACGGGGCTAATGCCATTAATCCGTATTTGGCTTTTGAAGCAATCAATGATTCTATTCGAGGTGGACTGTTTAATGAAATACCTGATTATAAAACTGCACAGAAAAACTTTATCAAAGCGATTGGAAAAGGTTTATTCAAAGTATTTAGTAAAATGGGAATCTCTACACTACAATCGTATTGTGGTGCACAAATTTTTGAAGCAATTGGTTTAGACTTAGAATTAATTAGCACATACTTTACTGGAACTGCAACTCGAATTGGCGGGCTTAGTCTCGAAATGTTAGAAGAGGAAACTGTTCGTCGACATATGGATGCATATGATCCTACTTTCTTTCCTGGAACTTTAGATCCAGGTGGAATTCATTATTATAGAAAAACGGGTGACCCACATCTTTTTAATGCGCTTACTATTCACAAATTGCAACAAGCAACAATCACTGGTGATTATAAAGTATTTAAAGAATTCTCAAAGTTAATAGATGAACAAAAAGAAAAATCCATAACATTACGCAGTCTATTTCAAATCGACGAAAAAAAATGCAACCCAATCCCATTGGAAGAAGTGGAACCTGTTTCAGAAATTGTAAGAAGATTTCAAACGGGAGCTATGAGTTTTGGTTCTATTTCGCATGAAGCGCATAGTACTCTTGCGATCGCTATGAACCGAATTGGAGCAAAATCAAATACAGGTGAAGGTGGAGAAGACGAAGAAAGATTTAAAACTCTCCCAAATGGGGACAGTATGAGATCTGCCATTAAACAAGTTGCTTCTGCTCGATTTGGGGTAACAACGAATTACCTCGTAAATTCGGATGATATCCAAATTAAAATGGCACAAGGTGCAAAACCGGGAGAAGGTGGACAGTTACCAGGTCATAAGGTAGATAAAAATATTGCTAAATTACGATTTAGTACACCTGGGGTTACTCTTATTTCGCCCCCACCGCATCACGATATTTATTCTATAGAAGACTTAAAACAGCTTATATTTGATTTAAAAAATGTAAATCCTAGATCTAGAGTCAGTGTAAAATTAGTGTCAGAAGTAGGGGTTGGAACTGTGGCTGCGGGTGTTGCTAAAGCACACGCTGATCATATTTTAATTGCTGGTCATGATGGTGGAACGGGAGCTAGTCCTCTTTCTTCTATTCACTATGCCGGTACACCTTGGGAAATTGGGCTTGCCGAAACTCATCAAACGTTAGTTATCAATGGTCTTAGAGACAGAGTTTACTTGGCAGTAGACGGAAAGATTATGACCGGCAAAGACGTAGTAATCGGTGCATTACTAGGAGCAGAAGAATTTGGATTTTCTACTTCTGCCTTAGTGACTATCGGTTGTGTTATGATGCGTAAATGCCATTTGAATACTTGCCCTGTCGGAATTGCAACACAAGACGAACACCTCCGTACTAAGTTTACTGGAAAACCTGAAAATGTAATAAACTTCATGCAATTTATAGCAGAAGAAGTAAGAGAAATCATGGCAATGATGGGATTTAGAACTTTCCCTGAAATGATTGGTCAAGTACAAATGATTCGATTTGATAGACCTAAAAATCATTGGAAAGCTCGTGGACTTGATTTTTCAAAAGTTTTAGCAAAACCTAAACCGGCACATTTTCCAACCGAAATGTATCGCACAAAAGAACAAAACCACGGTTTAGATAAACAAATGGATAACGAAATCATTCGTAAGTCTAGAGCGGCTATCGATTACAAACAGAAAGTAAAGTTTGATATGAAAATCATTAACTTAAATCTTTCTGTAGGCACAATGTTAGCAGGTGAGGTCGCACGAAAATACGGAGACTTAGGATTGCCTGAAGATACGATAGACATTACATTCAAAGGAAATGCAGGGCAAAGTTTTGGAGCCTTCATTACCAATGGAATCACTCTTCGTTTGATTGGAGATTCAAATGATTATGTAGGGAAAGGGCTTTGTGGTGGTAAAATAATAGTATCCGCTCCACTTAATGCTGCGTATGATCCAACTGAAAATATTATCGTTGGAAATACCTGTTTTTATGGGGCAACGAAGGGAACTGCATTTATCAGCGGTTTCGGTGGGGAAAGATTTGCAGTTAGAAACTCTGGCGCAAACATTGTAGTTGAAGGCATTGGTGATCACGGATGTGAGTATATGACAGGTGGATCAGTTATCGTTTTAGGTAAAACTGGAAGAAATTTTGGAGCTGGTATGTCTGGGGGAATTGGATATATTTGGGATCAAGATGGAAGTTTTGCGTCTAACGTTAATATGCAAATGGTTGAGTTAGAAAAATTAACTGACCCAGAAGAAATCGCTAAGATTTTTAAACTAATCACAATGCAGAAAGAATACACAAATTCCAAAAGAGCTACGGAAATTTTGGCAAATTGGAAAGTAGAAGTAGATAAATTTGTCAAAGTAATGCCGACAGATTATAAAAAAGCTTTGTTAAAATTAAAAGAAGAAGCGGCTAATAATGTTAGTGCACGGGAGGCGCGTCATGGGTAAACCTACAGGATTTGTTGAATACCAAAGAGAAGGGCTAAAATATGAGCCTAAAGAAAAGAGAATTCAAAACTACAACGAATTTGAAAAACCCTTTGAAGAAAGTGTAGCAAAAGTCCAAGCCGCAAGATGTATGGATTGCGGAATTCCTTTTTGTCATGGGGATACTGGTTGTCCTGTTGATAATTTAATTCCTGAATTCAATGATTTTATCTACAAAGGCAAATGGAAAGAAGCCGTAGAAAATCTCCATAGTACAAATAATTTTCCTGAATTTACTGGAAGACTTTGCCCGGCACCTTGTGAAGGGGCATGCACTGTTGGACTCATTGATAAACCTGTTTCCATAAAAGCAATTGAAAGAACTATAATTGATAGAGCTTTTGAAGAAGGCTGGGTTGTACCGCTTCCGCCTATTTTTAAGTCTGGAAAAAAAGTAGTTGTAGTTGGATCTGGTCCAGCTGGACTTGCGGCTGCTCAACAGTTGGCGCGTGCAGGGCATGAAGTTACTGTATTTGAAAAAGCCGATAGAATTGGTGGACTATTACGATATGGCATCCCTGATTTTAAAATGGAAAAATGGCTCATCGATAGAAGAGTCAAACAAATGGAAGCTGAAGGTGTGGTTTTTAAAACGAATGTTCATGTAGGAAAAGATATTTCTGCAAAGGACTTACTGAATCAATTTGATAGCGTTGTACTTGCGATGGGTTCGGAAAGACCGAGAGATTTAAGTGTCCCCGGTCGTGAATTGAATGGTATTTACTATGCAATGGATTTTTTAACCTTCAATAACAAAAAAGTTGCTGGGGATAATACTGATTATATCTCTGCGAAAGATAAACATGTAATTGTTATTGGTGGAGGGGATACTGGATCTGATTGTGTTGGAACATCCAATCGTCACGGAGCAAAGTCTGTTACACAAATTGAACTTTTTCCTGAGCCTCCTAAGGATAGAGATCCTTCTACGCCTTGGCCACTTTATCCAAAAATGTTAAGGACTTCTTCTAGCCAAGAAGAAGGAAATGTAGTTAGAAAATGGTCTATTAACACTCTGGGATTTCGAGGAAACGATAAAGGGGAAGTAACCGCTATTCGTGGAAATGAAGTTCGAATGGAAAATGGGAAATTTGAACCTATTCCAGGAACTGAGTTTGAATGGCCGGCTGATTTAGTATTTTTAGCTATGGGTTTCATACATCCTGTTAAAGAAGATTTAATTTCCCAATTGCAGGAAGCGGGGCTAGAATTAGATAAAGCAGGGAATGTTAAGGCAAGTTTTGGAACTAAAGAAGGTGCATTCGCTACTTCTGTTCCTAAAGTATTTGCTTGTGGAGACGTTAGACGAGGACAGTCACTTATAGTCTGGGCAATTTCAGAGGGTAGAAAATGTGCAGACCAGGTGAATAAATATTTATTAGCGATTTAAGAGTTTATTTAGTATATGCCTCTGGAATTTTTACAACTGTAGAAATTTCAGAGGGAATAATAGGTATTTTAGTTTCATTGATTTCTAGAAAGTAATTACCATTATCCTCAATTAAGAAATTTGAAAGGTAACTATGGACTTGCCTGTTAAAATTAAATTTTATAAATTTATCCGATTTACGTGCACAGAAAATTTTTTCGTTTTTATCGGAGTAAAATAAAAAATTACTAATAGGCAAATTTGTATCATCTTCAGTCGTTAGGTAAATTTCGTTTTCTATTATATCGTAATTAGTTACTTTTAAAAAAATACATTTAGTTTCCAAATATCCATGTTCAGTTAAAGTGCCATAACTATTTGTAATATAAATCCCGTGTTCATCTTCCTTTATATTTTTTTTAAAAAAACTTAGAATATTTTCCTGTGTAACAAGTTGACCTCGAAAAATCCATTCACCATTTTCTGAAATTCTAATTTCACTATCGAACTTTCGTGGGGTCGTTGTCATTTATTTTCCTATATCTAAAAGGGTAACCTGTTAGTTTTCCCATTTCTTTATTTGTTTCGGTGTAAGCAACAGTCATACCATCTTGATTTTTTGTGTTTACGATTAGTGGTGGTATTGTCTCTAAAGACTTTTTAAAAATCCAAACACCGTCAATTTTAAGTTTATACATTTCGTTTTGTAGAGTGGCTAATTCTGATTTCATATCTGTGGGACTTACAAAGTTTCGAAAAATTACAGTTCCTACCAATTGAAAATCTCTTTTGGGCCTTTCAGAAATAATTTCTACTTCGTCTGGGCTGATTTTGTAATAATAGGGGTTTTCGAGTGAAAAATCAGGATCTGGAATAAAATCTACACTCGTAGCACAGTTAAAAATCAATAAAATAATAGGAACTAAACATAATCTCTTCATTTTTATCATTATGTAATATGATTTACATTTTTAAAATCTTTTTTATTGTATATAAATATATGCATATTATACAAAATAAAAAAAGATTATTTGTTTGTTTGTTCTTATTTGTTACTCTTAGCATTTGTTCTCAATCAAAGGAGCCACTTAGTGTAGTTACTAAATCACTAAATAAACAGGATAAAAATTGCACTTATAAAATCCAATATCCAATTCTAAAATTAGGTAAAAACTCACACTATAATGTAAATTATATCAAATCTATCGGAAAAATACTAATTGATGATTTTACGAAATTAGAAGGGTATGAAAACGAATTTGAATGCAATAAAAAAGATAAAAATGCTCCCGCCTTTTCTTTAAGTGTAAGTTTTGAAGTCAAACTTATGAATGAATCTATGCTCAGTATTTATTCCTATTCTTCAAGTTTTACGGAGGGAAGTGCTCATCCAAATAATATATACAAAGTATATAATTTTGATTTAACTACTGGAAATGAAATTTCATTCGAAAGTCTTTTTAAAAAAGATTCTAAATATCTAATTCCTCTGCATAAATACATGGCTGAAAATCTTGTTAAAAATCAAATAATTACGGATAAAGAAGAATTTATTGCTGCCAAAAAAAATAAATATGATTTTTATCTTTCGATAGAAGGAATACATATAATCAATCTTTTTGATATATATGTATTGCAAGCGACCGAAGTTATGGTGCCATATGATAAAATGAAAAAATACTTGGATAGCGAAAAAACACTTAAATTTATTAAATGAAAAAATTAGAAATATTAGAAAAATTACAGCTTCCTGGTCGGCAAATTAGTCGAAAAACATTGCTTGAAATACAGCGAAATCCGGAAGAATTTAAAGACGATTTATTAGAAATTCTGAATAGAGAAGCGGCTAATCCACAAAATCCGGCAAGTCGCGATGAATATAATCATTGGTTATATGCGATTTATCTCTTGGCTGAATTTAGGGATAAGAGGGCTTATAAACCGATTGTAGATCTATTTTCACGCAATGGAAATTTTTTAAATCCATTAACAGGTGACGTTGTTCTACAGAATTTAGGACAGATTTTATCTTCAGTGGCTAATGGAGATAGTTCTCTTATTAAAGAACTAATTGAGAACGATTCAAATAACGAGTATTGCCGTGCTGCTGGAATTGAAGCCTTAGTTATTATGGTAGAAGTTGGGGAAATTTCCCGTGAGGATTTATTTCACTATTTTAATGATTTGTTTAAAAAATTAGAAAGAAAACCTATATTTCCTTGGAGTGTTTTGGCACAGTCTTCTGTTTTACTTTTTAAAAAATCATTTTTGAAAGAAGTAAAACAAGCATTTAACAATGACTTAATAGATGAAATTTATATAGACAGAGAAGAAATAGATGCATACTTGGCTAATCCGGATTTATCGCAACTAACTCTTGTCAGAAAAAAGTATGGAATTATTATAGATGCAGTTGATGCACTGGAATGGTGGACGAATTTAAAAGAGGAACTATGAAATTAAGAGAGAGTAATTTAAATAAACTACAAGGAACAAATTTTGATGTTATCATTTTAGGTGGAGGAATAAACGGAGCAGTAGCAGCTTCCTCACTTTCAGCTAAAGGAGCAAAAGTAGCCTTAATTGATAAAGGTGATTTTGCAAGTTTTACAAGTCAAAATTCTTCAAATCTTGCTTGGGGCGGAATAAAATACATGGAGACTTTTGAATTTGGTTTAGTTCGCAAACTTTGTATGTCTAGAAATAAATTAATGCGAAACTATCCATCTACCGTGGAAGAAATTCGTTTTTTTACTATTATTGCCAAAGGCTTTCGACATGGAGTATTAAAGTTATACGCTGGTACATTGTTCTATTGGTTAATGGGAAATTTTTTCACCAAACTTCCGCGTTTTTTAAGTAAATCAAAAATTAACCAAGAAGAAGACATTGTTAATTTGGAA
Coding sequences within it:
- a CDS encoding DUF4163 domain-containing protein gives rise to the protein MHIIQNKKRLFVCLFLFVTLSICSQSKEPLSVVTKSLNKQDKNCTYKIQYPILKLGKNSHYNVNYIKSIGKILIDDFTKLEGYENEFECNKKDKNAPAFSLSVSFEVKLMNESMLSIYSYSSSFTEGSAHPNNIYKVYNFDLTTGNEISFESLFKKDSKYLIPLHKYMAENLVKNQIITDKEEFIAAKKNKYDFYLSIEGIHIINLFDIYVLQATEVMVPYDKMKKYLDSEKTLKFIK
- a CDS encoding glutamate synthase subunit beta, which encodes MGKPTGFVEYQREGLKYEPKEKRIQNYNEFEKPFEESVAKVQAARCMDCGIPFCHGDTGCPVDNLIPEFNDFIYKGKWKEAVENLHSTNNFPEFTGRLCPAPCEGACTVGLIDKPVSIKAIERTIIDRAFEEGWVVPLPPIFKSGKKVVVVGSGPAGLAAAQQLARAGHEVTVFEKADRIGGLLRYGIPDFKMEKWLIDRRVKQMEAEGVVFKTNVHVGKDISAKDLLNQFDSVVLAMGSERPRDLSVPGRELNGIYYAMDFLTFNNKKVAGDNTDYISAKDKHVIVIGGGDTGSDCVGTSNRHGAKSVTQIELFPEPPKDRDPSTPWPLYPKMLRTSSSQEEGNVVRKWSINTLGFRGNDKGEVTAIRGNEVRMENGKFEPIPGTEFEWPADLVFLAMGFIHPVKEDLISQLQEAGLELDKAGNVKASFGTKEGAFATSVPKVFACGDVRRGQSLIVWAISEGRKCADQVNKYLLAI
- the gltB gene encoding glutamate synthase large subunit; its protein translation is MQNNEEFSASSLPKAQGLYDPAYEKDACGVGFVAHIKGTRSRDILDKGIRLMCNLEHRGAEGAEPKTGDGAGIKISIPDKFFRKVLPFTLPPEGEYAVGMLFLPQDPLIREAVETIIEKVIIDEGDYCLGFRDVPVNPEVVGTVARKTIPVFRQVFVGKGKNTEAGDGFERKLFLIRRIIDRRFRTEYKLDRSQYYVPSFSSRTIVYKGMLLGNQVKPFYLDLSSPEMESSFCLTHTRFSTNTFPTWDLAHPYRLIAHNGEINTLQGNINWMAARQMVMESPYYGPELKRMLPIIMEGQSDTATFDTVLELLCLGGRSLPHAVMMMIPEAWSKNVDMDPDRRAFYEYHATLMEPWDGPAAIAFCDGKVIGATLDRNGLRPARYKITKDDLVILSSEAGVLNTEPDMVLKQGRLRPGRMLLIDLEKGQVLDDEAIKREICTQKPYRKWVEENMVRLNQLPDVKGVKKEEDHAAIIEGMRAFGYTTEDLLNTMKPMAVNGEEATGSMGGDVSLPVLSDKPQPLFRYFKQNFAQVTNPPIDPIREELVMELTTYIGPEGNLLGETPEHCHRLELEHPVLTNDELEKIKQISQGVLKAMTFEILFDPNKKHDMRHSLDKVCQKVADSVRQGCNLIIISDRGVSKDRAAIPSLLAVSGIHHYLIRAGLRTKTGLILESGEPREVAHFALLCGYGANAINPYLAFEAINDSIRGGLFNEIPDYKTAQKNFIKAIGKGLFKVFSKMGISTLQSYCGAQIFEAIGLDLELISTYFTGTATRIGGLSLEMLEEETVRRHMDAYDPTFFPGTLDPGGIHYYRKTGDPHLFNALTIHKLQQATITGDYKVFKEFSKLIDEQKEKSITLRSLFQIDEKKCNPIPLEEVEPVSEIVRRFQTGAMSFGSISHEAHSTLAIAMNRIGAKSNTGEGGEDEERFKTLPNGDSMRSAIKQVASARFGVTTNYLVNSDDIQIKMAQGAKPGEGGQLPGHKVDKNIAKLRFSTPGVTLISPPPHHDIYSIEDLKQLIFDLKNVNPRSRVSVKLVSEVGVGTVAAGVAKAHADHILIAGHDGGTGASPLSSIHYAGTPWEIGLAETHQTLVINGLRDRVYLAVDGKIMTGKDVVIGALLGAEEFGFSTSALVTIGCVMMRKCHLNTCPVGIATQDEHLRTKFTGKPENVINFMQFIAEEVREIMAMMGFRTFPEMIGQVQMIRFDRPKNHWKARGLDFSKVLAKPKPAHFPTEMYRTKEQNHGLDKQMDNEIIRKSRAAIDYKQKVKFDMKIINLNLSVGTMLAGEVARKYGDLGLPEDTIDITFKGNAGQSFGAFITNGITLRLIGDSNDYVGKGLCGGKIIVSAPLNAAYDPTENIIVGNTCFYGATKGTAFISGFGGERFAVRNSGANIVVEGIGDHGCEYMTGGSVIVLGKTGRNFGAGMSGGIGYIWDQDGSFASNVNMQMVELEKLTDPEEIAKIFKLITMQKEYTNSKRATEILANWKVEVDKFVKVMPTDYKKALLKLKEEAANNVSAREARHG
- a CDS encoding DUF1186 domain-containing protein, which gives rise to MKKLEILEKLQLPGRQISRKTLLEIQRNPEEFKDDLLEILNREAANPQNPASRDEYNHWLYAIYLLAEFRDKRAYKPIVDLFSRNGNFLNPLTGDVVLQNLGQILSSVANGDSSLIKELIENDSNNEYCRAAGIEALVIMVEVGEISREDLFHYFNDLFKKLERKPIFPWSVLAQSSVLLFKKSFLKEVKQAFNNDLIDEIYIDREEIDAYLANPDLSQLTLVRKKYGIIIDAVDALEWWTNLKEEL